In Macrobrachium rosenbergii isolate ZJJX-2024 chromosome 4, ASM4041242v1, whole genome shotgun sequence, one genomic interval encodes:
- the LOC136833190 gene encoding aminopeptidase N-like isoform X1: MYSCQENGEVPMTGSKRSREVLAMETNHPDHVISFGKKTGCYISRGVAALLGIFFVSGIIATGLLVYYYAPLIKNGQQEPFILDTPMTTAPPMLTIAKKPIAPIRHSSTTSTPIPTTTTTTTTTTTTTTTMPSTTTEAAAEKEKLDVRLPRALKPLHYLVKLQPYINGNFSITGYVEVEMEVLEPTSNITLHISDIITHNDTIKLRQSGNLESPLLGINKHEYDHEKEFYIAHLDEPLEQGQKYILSMHFLGYLNDQLEGFYRSTYKDDDGTDRLLAATQFQATDARKAFPCFDEPGLKATFEVYLAREKNMTSISNMPIIETIPVEGQENWVWDHYDTSVPMSTYLVAFVVSDFVNLASTTSNNNTLFRVWAREPAIEQAEYSRQVGPAILTYFEEYFSVPYPLPKQDMIAIPDFSAGAMENWGLITYRETAMLYDPKVSAASNKQYVVSVIAHELAHQWFGNIVTPKWWTDLWLNEGFASYVEYIGIDHVEPSWKVMEQLVIKEVQAVFGLDSMESSHPISIPVQHPDEISQIFDRISYAKGASIIRMMNHFLTEGSFRRGLANYLDSFKYDNAEQDDLWHYLTMAAHEDGTLPKDLAVKTIMDTWTLQMGYPVIKVERSEDGASASVSQERFLIVKNENSTDDHDYKWWVPLNYATAENPQFNLTQAKIWMKDSESEITISSLPPSDQWVIFNIQETGYYRVNYDDNNWNLLIQQLQTDHRVIHSVNRAQIIDDAMNLAKAGQLSYDTALALYGYLGKEQDYVPWSAAINNLGYLKSMFSRAGGYGALKRYLLDILVPLYESVGFQDSPNDPLLEQYKRQKALAWACALGHKDCLDNVVALYREWMHNPANTSIISPNLKSTVYCRAIAEGGEEEWNFAWAQYLKSNVGAEKVRLLSAMGCTNEIWILSRYLEMAFASDSGIRKQDASRVFGAVAGNIVGRPLAWNFLQDQWDMIYDFYGKAKPALIKYATTSFNTAQLLKEVELFQDEHASELGSATRAVEQVIERTKINIAWMNTNYDVIVQWLDQNGYSTKLSNV; encoded by the exons AGAACGGTGAGGTTCCTATGACCGGATCCAAGAGGAGCAGGGAGGTGCTAGCCATGGAAACGAACCATCCGGACCACGTGATATCCTTCGGGAAGAAGACAGGCTGCTACATCAGCCGCGGCGTCGCAGCTCTTCTCGGGATCTTCTTCGTCAGTGGCATTATAGCCACCGGGCTACTCGTTTATTATTATGCCCCTCTCATCAAAAACGGTCAGCAAGAGCCTTTCATACTGGACACACCAATG ACAACTGCGCCGCCCATGCTGACAATAGCAAAAAAACCCATCGCTCCCATAAGGCATTCATCAACCACTTCCACCCCTATACCGACTACCACAACAACAACCACTACCACCacaactactactaccaccatGCCTTCAACCACCACTGAAGCGGCGGCGGAAAAGGAAAAACTGGATGTAAGGTTGCCTCGGGCACTGAAGCCTTTACATTACTTGGTGAAACTTCAGCCTTACATTAACGGAAACTTCAGCATCACTGGCTACGTAGAGGTGGAGATGGAGGTCTTGGAACCGACCTCCAACATCACGCTGCACATTTCAGACATAATAACGCACAACGACACCATCAAA TTGAGACAATCTGGGAACCTGGAAAGCCCTCTCCTTGGCATCAATAAGCACGAATATGATCACGAGAAGGAGTTCTACATAGCGCACCTGGACGAACCTCTGGAGCAGGGGCAAAAATACATCCTTTCCATGCACTTCCTGGGATACCTCAACGACCAGTTGGAAGGGTTCTACCGCTCCACCTATAAAGATGACGATGGCACAGACAG ATTACTAGCGGCGACCCAGTTCCAGGCGACGGACGCACGCAAGGCTTTCCCATGCTTTGACGAGCCTGGACTGAAAGCGACCTTCGAAGTTTACCTGGCCAGAGAGAAGAACATGACCTCAATTTCCAACATGCCCATCATAGAGACCATCCCAGT TGAAGGTCAGGAGAACTGGGTATGGGATCATTATGACACAAGCGTCCCTATGTCGACATACCTCGTGGCCTTCGTCGTGTCCGATTTCGTTAACTTGGCTTCGACGACTTCAAACAACAACACGCTGTTCCGAG tATGGGCCAGAGAACCTGCCATAGAGCAGGCCGAGTATTCGAGGCAGGTTGGGCCTGCCATCCTCACGTACTTCGAGGAGTACTTCAGCGTACCTTACCCACTGCCAAAGCAGGACATGATTGCCATACCGGATTTCTCAGCTGGGGCCATGGAAAACTGGGGCCTTATCACTTACAG GGAGACTGCCATGCTCTACGACCCCAAAGTCTCTGCAGCATCCAACAAGCAATACGTGGTCTCAGTCATCGCTCACGAACTGGCCCATCAGTGGTTCGGTAACATTGTCACCCCGAAGTGGTGGACCGACCTCTGGCTCAATGAGGGATTCGCGTCTTACGTGGAATACATTGGTATCGATCAC GTTGAACCTTCGTGGAAGGTCATGGAGCAGCTGGTTATCAAGGAAGTTCAAGCTGTGTTTGGCCTCGACAGCATGGAATCATCTCATCCTATCAGCATCCCAGTCCAGCATCCAGATGAGATCAGTCAGATATTTGACAGAATTTCGTATGCTAAAG GTGCCTCTATCATCCGTATGATGAACCACTTCTTAACTGAGGGCAGCTTTAGAAGAGGACTGGCCAATTATCTAGACTCATT TAAATACGACAACGCCGAGCAAGATGACCTCTGGCACTATTTGACCATGGCTGCACACGAAGACGGGACTCTGCCCAAAGACCTGGCGGTCAAAACGATCATGGACACCTGGACGCTGCAGATGGGGTATCCGGTCATCAAGGTGGAGAGGAGTGAAGATGGGGCATCAGCATCAGTGTCTCAG GAAAGATTCTTGATTGTCAAGAACGAGAACTCAACAGACGATCACGACTACAAGTGGTGGGTCCCTCTGAACTACGCCACAGCCGAGAACCCCCAGTTCAACCTCACTCAGGCCAAGATCTGGATGAAGGACTCCGAGTCGGAGATAACCATTTCGTCGCTTCCCCCCAGCGACCAGTGGGTCATCTTCAACATCCAGGAGACCGGATATTACAGGGTCAACTACGACGACAACAACTGGAATCTGCTCATCCAGCAACTCCAGACGGACCACAGGGTCATCCATTCTGTCAACCGCGCCCAGATCATCGATGACGCCATGAACCTCGCAAAGGCTG GTCAACTCAGTTACGACACAGCCCTTGCCCTTTACGGGTACCTGGGAAAAGAGCAAGACTACGTGCCATGGTCAGCAGCTATCAATAACCTGGGTTACCTTAAAAGCATGTTCTCACGGGCAGGAGGATATGGAGCACTCAAG agGTACCTGCTAGACATCCTCGTACCTCTTTACGAGAGCGTCGGCTTCCAGGACAGCCCCAACGACCCACTGTTAGAGCAGTACAAACGTCAGAAAGCCTTAGCCTGGGCTTGCGCCTTAGGACACAAGGACTGCCTTGACAACGTTGTCGCTCTGTACCGCGAGTGGATGCACAATCCTGCCAACACAAG TATCATATCACCGAATCTCAAGTCCACCGTCTACTGCCGCGCCATCGCTGAGGGAGGCGAAGAAGAGTGGAATTTCGCTTGGGCCCAATACCTCAAGTCCAACGTGGGAGCCGAGAAGGTCAGACTTCTCTCGGCCATGGGATGCACCAATGAAATCTGGATTTTATCACG ATACCTCGAAATGGCCTTTGCAAGTGACAGTGGCATCAGAAAGCAGGACGCCTCCCGGGTGTTTGGCGCCGTTGCTGGGAACATCGTGGGTCGCCCTCTGGCCTGGAACTTCCTTCAGGATCAATGGGATATGATCTACGATTT CTACGGGAAAGCTAAGCCAGCCTTGATCAAGTACGCAACAACGAGTTTCAACACTGCCCAACTGCTAAAGGAG GTCGAACTATTCCAGGACGAGCATGCCAGCGAGCTGGGCTCTGCCACTAGAGCCGTTGAACAGGTGATCGAACGTACCAAGATCAACATCGCTTGGATGAATACCAACTACGATGTGATCGTCCAGTGGCTCGACCAGAATGGCTATTCCACTAAACTTAGCAATGTCTAG
- the LOC136833190 gene encoding aminopeptidase N-like isoform X2 encodes MTGSKRSREVLAMETNHPDHVISFGKKTGCYISRGVAALLGIFFVSGIIATGLLVYYYAPLIKNGQQEPFILDTPMTTAPPMLTIAKKPIAPIRHSSTTSTPIPTTTTTTTTTTTTTTTMPSTTTEAAAEKEKLDVRLPRALKPLHYLVKLQPYINGNFSITGYVEVEMEVLEPTSNITLHISDIITHNDTIKLRQSGNLESPLLGINKHEYDHEKEFYIAHLDEPLEQGQKYILSMHFLGYLNDQLEGFYRSTYKDDDGTDRLLAATQFQATDARKAFPCFDEPGLKATFEVYLAREKNMTSISNMPIIETIPVEGQENWVWDHYDTSVPMSTYLVAFVVSDFVNLASTTSNNNTLFRVWAREPAIEQAEYSRQVGPAILTYFEEYFSVPYPLPKQDMIAIPDFSAGAMENWGLITYRETAMLYDPKVSAASNKQYVVSVIAHELAHQWFGNIVTPKWWTDLWLNEGFASYVEYIGIDHVEPSWKVMEQLVIKEVQAVFGLDSMESSHPISIPVQHPDEISQIFDRISYAKGASIIRMMNHFLTEGSFRRGLANYLDSFKYDNAEQDDLWHYLTMAAHEDGTLPKDLAVKTIMDTWTLQMGYPVIKVERSEDGASASVSQERFLIVKNENSTDDHDYKWWVPLNYATAENPQFNLTQAKIWMKDSESEITISSLPPSDQWVIFNIQETGYYRVNYDDNNWNLLIQQLQTDHRVIHSVNRAQIIDDAMNLAKAGQLSYDTALALYGYLGKEQDYVPWSAAINNLGYLKSMFSRAGGYGALKRYLLDILVPLYESVGFQDSPNDPLLEQYKRQKALAWACALGHKDCLDNVVALYREWMHNPANTSIISPNLKSTVYCRAIAEGGEEEWNFAWAQYLKSNVGAEKVRLLSAMGCTNEIWILSRYLEMAFASDSGIRKQDASRVFGAVAGNIVGRPLAWNFLQDQWDMIYDFYGKAKPALIKYATTSFNTAQLLKEVELFQDEHASELGSATRAVEQVIERTKINIAWMNTNYDVIVQWLDQNGYSTKLSNV; translated from the exons ATGACCGGATCCAAGAGGAGCAGGGAGGTGCTAGCCATGGAAACGAACCATCCGGACCACGTGATATCCTTCGGGAAGAAGACAGGCTGCTACATCAGCCGCGGCGTCGCAGCTCTTCTCGGGATCTTCTTCGTCAGTGGCATTATAGCCACCGGGCTACTCGTTTATTATTATGCCCCTCTCATCAAAAACGGTCAGCAAGAGCCTTTCATACTGGACACACCAATG ACAACTGCGCCGCCCATGCTGACAATAGCAAAAAAACCCATCGCTCCCATAAGGCATTCATCAACCACTTCCACCCCTATACCGACTACCACAACAACAACCACTACCACCacaactactactaccaccatGCCTTCAACCACCACTGAAGCGGCGGCGGAAAAGGAAAAACTGGATGTAAGGTTGCCTCGGGCACTGAAGCCTTTACATTACTTGGTGAAACTTCAGCCTTACATTAACGGAAACTTCAGCATCACTGGCTACGTAGAGGTGGAGATGGAGGTCTTGGAACCGACCTCCAACATCACGCTGCACATTTCAGACATAATAACGCACAACGACACCATCAAA TTGAGACAATCTGGGAACCTGGAAAGCCCTCTCCTTGGCATCAATAAGCACGAATATGATCACGAGAAGGAGTTCTACATAGCGCACCTGGACGAACCTCTGGAGCAGGGGCAAAAATACATCCTTTCCATGCACTTCCTGGGATACCTCAACGACCAGTTGGAAGGGTTCTACCGCTCCACCTATAAAGATGACGATGGCACAGACAG ATTACTAGCGGCGACCCAGTTCCAGGCGACGGACGCACGCAAGGCTTTCCCATGCTTTGACGAGCCTGGACTGAAAGCGACCTTCGAAGTTTACCTGGCCAGAGAGAAGAACATGACCTCAATTTCCAACATGCCCATCATAGAGACCATCCCAGT TGAAGGTCAGGAGAACTGGGTATGGGATCATTATGACACAAGCGTCCCTATGTCGACATACCTCGTGGCCTTCGTCGTGTCCGATTTCGTTAACTTGGCTTCGACGACTTCAAACAACAACACGCTGTTCCGAG tATGGGCCAGAGAACCTGCCATAGAGCAGGCCGAGTATTCGAGGCAGGTTGGGCCTGCCATCCTCACGTACTTCGAGGAGTACTTCAGCGTACCTTACCCACTGCCAAAGCAGGACATGATTGCCATACCGGATTTCTCAGCTGGGGCCATGGAAAACTGGGGCCTTATCACTTACAG GGAGACTGCCATGCTCTACGACCCCAAAGTCTCTGCAGCATCCAACAAGCAATACGTGGTCTCAGTCATCGCTCACGAACTGGCCCATCAGTGGTTCGGTAACATTGTCACCCCGAAGTGGTGGACCGACCTCTGGCTCAATGAGGGATTCGCGTCTTACGTGGAATACATTGGTATCGATCAC GTTGAACCTTCGTGGAAGGTCATGGAGCAGCTGGTTATCAAGGAAGTTCAAGCTGTGTTTGGCCTCGACAGCATGGAATCATCTCATCCTATCAGCATCCCAGTCCAGCATCCAGATGAGATCAGTCAGATATTTGACAGAATTTCGTATGCTAAAG GTGCCTCTATCATCCGTATGATGAACCACTTCTTAACTGAGGGCAGCTTTAGAAGAGGACTGGCCAATTATCTAGACTCATT TAAATACGACAACGCCGAGCAAGATGACCTCTGGCACTATTTGACCATGGCTGCACACGAAGACGGGACTCTGCCCAAAGACCTGGCGGTCAAAACGATCATGGACACCTGGACGCTGCAGATGGGGTATCCGGTCATCAAGGTGGAGAGGAGTGAAGATGGGGCATCAGCATCAGTGTCTCAG GAAAGATTCTTGATTGTCAAGAACGAGAACTCAACAGACGATCACGACTACAAGTGGTGGGTCCCTCTGAACTACGCCACAGCCGAGAACCCCCAGTTCAACCTCACTCAGGCCAAGATCTGGATGAAGGACTCCGAGTCGGAGATAACCATTTCGTCGCTTCCCCCCAGCGACCAGTGGGTCATCTTCAACATCCAGGAGACCGGATATTACAGGGTCAACTACGACGACAACAACTGGAATCTGCTCATCCAGCAACTCCAGACGGACCACAGGGTCATCCATTCTGTCAACCGCGCCCAGATCATCGATGACGCCATGAACCTCGCAAAGGCTG GTCAACTCAGTTACGACACAGCCCTTGCCCTTTACGGGTACCTGGGAAAAGAGCAAGACTACGTGCCATGGTCAGCAGCTATCAATAACCTGGGTTACCTTAAAAGCATGTTCTCACGGGCAGGAGGATATGGAGCACTCAAG agGTACCTGCTAGACATCCTCGTACCTCTTTACGAGAGCGTCGGCTTCCAGGACAGCCCCAACGACCCACTGTTAGAGCAGTACAAACGTCAGAAAGCCTTAGCCTGGGCTTGCGCCTTAGGACACAAGGACTGCCTTGACAACGTTGTCGCTCTGTACCGCGAGTGGATGCACAATCCTGCCAACACAAG TATCATATCACCGAATCTCAAGTCCACCGTCTACTGCCGCGCCATCGCTGAGGGAGGCGAAGAAGAGTGGAATTTCGCTTGGGCCCAATACCTCAAGTCCAACGTGGGAGCCGAGAAGGTCAGACTTCTCTCGGCCATGGGATGCACCAATGAAATCTGGATTTTATCACG ATACCTCGAAATGGCCTTTGCAAGTGACAGTGGCATCAGAAAGCAGGACGCCTCCCGGGTGTTTGGCGCCGTTGCTGGGAACATCGTGGGTCGCCCTCTGGCCTGGAACTTCCTTCAGGATCAATGGGATATGATCTACGATTT CTACGGGAAAGCTAAGCCAGCCTTGATCAAGTACGCAACAACGAGTTTCAACACTGCCCAACTGCTAAAGGAG GTCGAACTATTCCAGGACGAGCATGCCAGCGAGCTGGGCTCTGCCACTAGAGCCGTTGAACAGGTGATCGAACGTACCAAGATCAACATCGCTTGGATGAATACCAACTACGATGTGATCGTCCAGTGGCTCGACCAGAATGGCTATTCCACTAAACTTAGCAATGTCTAG
- the LOC136833190 gene encoding aminopeptidase N-like isoform X3, translated as MYSCQENGEVPMTGSKRSREVLAMETNHPDHVISFGKKTGCYISRGVAALLGIFFVSGIIATGLLVYYYAPLIKNGQQEPFILDTPMTTAPPMLTIAKKPIAPIRHSSTTSTPIPTTTTTTTTTTTTTTTMPSTTTEAAAEKEKLDVRLPRALKPLHYLVKLQPYINGNFSITGYVEVEMEVLEPTSNITLHISDIITHNDTIKLRQSGNLESPLLGINKHEYDHEKEFYIAHLDEPLEQGQKYILSMHFLGYLNDQLEGFYRSTYKDDDGTDSEGQENWVWDHYDTSVPMSTYLVAFVVSDFVNLASTTSNNNTLFRVWAREPAIEQAEYSRQVGPAILTYFEEYFSVPYPLPKQDMIAIPDFSAGAMENWGLITYRETAMLYDPKVSAASNKQYVVSVIAHELAHQWFGNIVTPKWWTDLWLNEGFASYVEYIGIDHVEPSWKVMEQLVIKEVQAVFGLDSMESSHPISIPVQHPDEISQIFDRISYAKGASIIRMMNHFLTEGSFRRGLANYLDSFKYDNAEQDDLWHYLTMAAHEDGTLPKDLAVKTIMDTWTLQMGYPVIKVERSEDGASASVSQERFLIVKNENSTDDHDYKWWVPLNYATAENPQFNLTQAKIWMKDSESEITISSLPPSDQWVIFNIQETGYYRVNYDDNNWNLLIQQLQTDHRVIHSVNRAQIIDDAMNLAKAGQLSYDTALALYGYLGKEQDYVPWSAAINNLGYLKSMFSRAGGYGALKRYLLDILVPLYESVGFQDSPNDPLLEQYKRQKALAWACALGHKDCLDNVVALYREWMHNPANTSIISPNLKSTVYCRAIAEGGEEEWNFAWAQYLKSNVGAEKVRLLSAMGCTNEIWILSRYLEMAFASDSGIRKQDASRVFGAVAGNIVGRPLAWNFLQDQWDMIYDFYGKAKPALIKYATTSFNTAQLLKEVELFQDEHASELGSATRAVEQVIERTKINIAWMNTNYDVIVQWLDQNGYSTKLSNV; from the exons AGAACGGTGAGGTTCCTATGACCGGATCCAAGAGGAGCAGGGAGGTGCTAGCCATGGAAACGAACCATCCGGACCACGTGATATCCTTCGGGAAGAAGACAGGCTGCTACATCAGCCGCGGCGTCGCAGCTCTTCTCGGGATCTTCTTCGTCAGTGGCATTATAGCCACCGGGCTACTCGTTTATTATTATGCCCCTCTCATCAAAAACGGTCAGCAAGAGCCTTTCATACTGGACACACCAATG ACAACTGCGCCGCCCATGCTGACAATAGCAAAAAAACCCATCGCTCCCATAAGGCATTCATCAACCACTTCCACCCCTATACCGACTACCACAACAACAACCACTACCACCacaactactactaccaccatGCCTTCAACCACCACTGAAGCGGCGGCGGAAAAGGAAAAACTGGATGTAAGGTTGCCTCGGGCACTGAAGCCTTTACATTACTTGGTGAAACTTCAGCCTTACATTAACGGAAACTTCAGCATCACTGGCTACGTAGAGGTGGAGATGGAGGTCTTGGAACCGACCTCCAACATCACGCTGCACATTTCAGACATAATAACGCACAACGACACCATCAAA TTGAGACAATCTGGGAACCTGGAAAGCCCTCTCCTTGGCATCAATAAGCACGAATATGATCACGAGAAGGAGTTCTACATAGCGCACCTGGACGAACCTCTGGAGCAGGGGCAAAAATACATCCTTTCCATGCACTTCCTGGGATACCTCAACGACCAGTTGGAAGGGTTCTACCGCTCCACCTATAAAGATGACGATGGCACAGACAG TGAAGGTCAGGAGAACTGGGTATGGGATCATTATGACACAAGCGTCCCTATGTCGACATACCTCGTGGCCTTCGTCGTGTCCGATTTCGTTAACTTGGCTTCGACGACTTCAAACAACAACACGCTGTTCCGAG tATGGGCCAGAGAACCTGCCATAGAGCAGGCCGAGTATTCGAGGCAGGTTGGGCCTGCCATCCTCACGTACTTCGAGGAGTACTTCAGCGTACCTTACCCACTGCCAAAGCAGGACATGATTGCCATACCGGATTTCTCAGCTGGGGCCATGGAAAACTGGGGCCTTATCACTTACAG GGAGACTGCCATGCTCTACGACCCCAAAGTCTCTGCAGCATCCAACAAGCAATACGTGGTCTCAGTCATCGCTCACGAACTGGCCCATCAGTGGTTCGGTAACATTGTCACCCCGAAGTGGTGGACCGACCTCTGGCTCAATGAGGGATTCGCGTCTTACGTGGAATACATTGGTATCGATCAC GTTGAACCTTCGTGGAAGGTCATGGAGCAGCTGGTTATCAAGGAAGTTCAAGCTGTGTTTGGCCTCGACAGCATGGAATCATCTCATCCTATCAGCATCCCAGTCCAGCATCCAGATGAGATCAGTCAGATATTTGACAGAATTTCGTATGCTAAAG GTGCCTCTATCATCCGTATGATGAACCACTTCTTAACTGAGGGCAGCTTTAGAAGAGGACTGGCCAATTATCTAGACTCATT TAAATACGACAACGCCGAGCAAGATGACCTCTGGCACTATTTGACCATGGCTGCACACGAAGACGGGACTCTGCCCAAAGACCTGGCGGTCAAAACGATCATGGACACCTGGACGCTGCAGATGGGGTATCCGGTCATCAAGGTGGAGAGGAGTGAAGATGGGGCATCAGCATCAGTGTCTCAG GAAAGATTCTTGATTGTCAAGAACGAGAACTCAACAGACGATCACGACTACAAGTGGTGGGTCCCTCTGAACTACGCCACAGCCGAGAACCCCCAGTTCAACCTCACTCAGGCCAAGATCTGGATGAAGGACTCCGAGTCGGAGATAACCATTTCGTCGCTTCCCCCCAGCGACCAGTGGGTCATCTTCAACATCCAGGAGACCGGATATTACAGGGTCAACTACGACGACAACAACTGGAATCTGCTCATCCAGCAACTCCAGACGGACCACAGGGTCATCCATTCTGTCAACCGCGCCCAGATCATCGATGACGCCATGAACCTCGCAAAGGCTG GTCAACTCAGTTACGACACAGCCCTTGCCCTTTACGGGTACCTGGGAAAAGAGCAAGACTACGTGCCATGGTCAGCAGCTATCAATAACCTGGGTTACCTTAAAAGCATGTTCTCACGGGCAGGAGGATATGGAGCACTCAAG agGTACCTGCTAGACATCCTCGTACCTCTTTACGAGAGCGTCGGCTTCCAGGACAGCCCCAACGACCCACTGTTAGAGCAGTACAAACGTCAGAAAGCCTTAGCCTGGGCTTGCGCCTTAGGACACAAGGACTGCCTTGACAACGTTGTCGCTCTGTACCGCGAGTGGATGCACAATCCTGCCAACACAAG TATCATATCACCGAATCTCAAGTCCACCGTCTACTGCCGCGCCATCGCTGAGGGAGGCGAAGAAGAGTGGAATTTCGCTTGGGCCCAATACCTCAAGTCCAACGTGGGAGCCGAGAAGGTCAGACTTCTCTCGGCCATGGGATGCACCAATGAAATCTGGATTTTATCACG ATACCTCGAAATGGCCTTTGCAAGTGACAGTGGCATCAGAAAGCAGGACGCCTCCCGGGTGTTTGGCGCCGTTGCTGGGAACATCGTGGGTCGCCCTCTGGCCTGGAACTTCCTTCAGGATCAATGGGATATGATCTACGATTT CTACGGGAAAGCTAAGCCAGCCTTGATCAAGTACGCAACAACGAGTTTCAACACTGCCCAACTGCTAAAGGAG GTCGAACTATTCCAGGACGAGCATGCCAGCGAGCTGGGCTCTGCCACTAGAGCCGTTGAACAGGTGATCGAACGTACCAAGATCAACATCGCTTGGATGAATACCAACTACGATGTGATCGTCCAGTGGCTCGACCAGAATGGCTATTCCACTAAACTTAGCAATGTCTAG